A genomic region of Pseudomonas sp. KU43P contains the following coding sequences:
- a CDS encoding response regulator transcription factor — protein MIVNKSVSEVKVLVVDDQEVIVEQLCEFLESHGHPCVAAFSTDQAIECYIGDEAIGLVLCDLHMPDRDGIELVRALKEIAGRNRMFEAIMLTGRADKQDVIRALREGFADYYQKPMDLDELLEGLRRQEQVLLERKANYRDLGNLNQRLQDLAGSIDELYQDLEKARGQGVHRRATDAEEAEGELPAAFEKLSPRQLEVARLVSKGKTNYQIACELGITENTVKLYVSQVLRLTHMHNRTQLALALTPSSSPVHQRFTTH, from the coding sequence TTGATCGTGAACAAGTCAGTCAGTGAGGTGAAAGTCCTGGTGGTCGATGACCAGGAAGTGATTGTCGAACAGTTGTGCGAGTTTCTCGAAAGCCACGGGCACCCCTGCGTGGCCGCTTTCTCCACCGACCAGGCCATCGAGTGCTATATCGGCGATGAAGCCATCGGCCTGGTGCTATGCGACCTGCATATGCCCGATCGTGATGGTATCGAGTTGGTTCGTGCCTTGAAGGAAATTGCCGGGCGCAACCGCATGTTCGAGGCAATCATGCTCACCGGCCGCGCCGACAAACAGGACGTGATCCGCGCCCTGCGCGAGGGCTTTGCCGACTACTACCAGAAACCCATGGACCTCGACGAGCTGCTCGAAGGCCTGCGTCGCCAGGAACAGGTGCTGCTCGAGCGCAAGGCCAACTACCGCGATCTGGGCAACCTCAACCAGCGCCTGCAGGACCTGGCGGGCTCCATCGATGAGCTCTACCAGGATCTGGAGAAAGCTCGCGGCCAAGGGGTGCACAGGCGCGCCACCGATGCCGAAGAGGCTGAAGGCGAGTTGCCGGCAGCCTTCGAGAAACTGTCGCCGCGCCAGTTGGAGGTGGCTCGCCTGGTGAGCAAGGGCAAGACCAACTACCAGATCGCCTGCGAACTGGGGATCACCGAGAACACGGTCAAACTTTATGTTTCGCAGGTGCTGCGCCTGACCCACATGCACAACCGTACGCAACTGGCGCTGGCGTTGACGCCCAGTTCATCGCCGGTGCATCAGCGCTTTACCACGCACTGA
- the pbpC gene encoding peptidoglycan glycosyltransferase PbpC (penicillin-binding protein 1C): MPSLARLRTRAGRFLRASAIALLVLCGLLWLADRLWPLPMPADDLARVVLAEDGTPLWRFADADGVWRYPVSPEEVSPYYLQALLTYEDRWFYHHPGVNPLALARAAWLNLRGGRVVSGGSTLSMQVARLLDPHDRTLAGKLRQLWRTAQLEWHLSKREILQLYLNRAPFGGTLQGVAAASWAYLGKSPRHLTASEAALLAVLPQAPSRLRPDRHPARAQRARDKVLQRLAEYQVWPAQQISEAIEEPLLLAPRQEPALAPLLARRLNTPGSPALIRTTLDAALQRRLEDLLLGWRARLPERTSAAILVVDSQTMATRAYLGSIDLADERRFGHVDMVRSLRSPGSTLKPFLYGMALDDGLIHSESLLQDVPRRYGDYRPGNFSMGFSGPVSASSALALSLNLPAVQLLEAYGPKRFAAQLRMAGVPLALPPLAEPNLSLILGGAGSRLEDLVGGYAALARAGNSAQVRLQPQDPLLERRLLSPGAAWIIRRILSGQARPDRDPHAELVQRPQLAWKTGTSYGFRDAWSIGVGPRYLIGVWIGRPDGTPVPGQFGLASAAPLMLQVHDLLSNRDSQRGISVPAERVPDSVGVAAICWPLGQPMSRLDPNCRRQRFAWTLDGTTPPTLQAADQPLGLGLREPVWVNAQGLRVDGSCPGAVQRDIALWPAPLEPWLPRAEQRAARLPAVDPGCPPQVPASAPPLSIVGVRPGDNLRRPASSSEPLQLQVSALGGGGRRWWFLNGQPLGETEGQGSLQVRFEQAGQHELSALDESGTTARVSFQVSE, from the coding sequence ATGCCTAGCTTAGCTCGACTGCGCACCCGTGCGGGCAGGTTCCTGCGCGCCAGTGCCATCGCATTGCTGGTGCTGTGCGGCCTGCTGTGGCTGGCTGATCGCCTGTGGCCCCTGCCCATGCCGGCAGATGACCTGGCGCGGGTGGTGCTGGCGGAGGATGGCACGCCCCTGTGGCGTTTCGCCGATGCCGACGGGGTATGGCGCTACCCGGTCAGCCCGGAAGAAGTTTCACCGTACTATCTGCAGGCGCTGCTCACCTACGAAGACCGTTGGTTCTACCATCACCCGGGAGTCAACCCGCTGGCGCTGGCGCGGGCAGCGTGGCTGAACTTGCGGGGTGGACGCGTGGTGTCGGGTGGCAGCACGTTGTCGATGCAGGTGGCGCGCCTGCTCGACCCCCACGACCGCACCTTGGCCGGCAAGCTGCGACAACTGTGGCGCACGGCGCAACTGGAATGGCACCTGTCCAAGCGCGAGATTCTCCAGCTGTACCTCAACCGTGCCCCGTTCGGGGGGACCTTGCAGGGTGTGGCAGCAGCCAGTTGGGCCTACCTGGGCAAGTCGCCCCGGCACCTGACTGCTTCGGAGGCGGCGCTGCTGGCCGTACTGCCCCAGGCCCCGAGCCGCTTGCGCCCGGACCGCCACCCGGCACGTGCCCAGCGCGCCCGAGACAAGGTGCTGCAACGCCTGGCCGAGTATCAGGTTTGGCCCGCCCAGCAGATCAGCGAAGCCATCGAAGAGCCGCTGCTGCTGGCACCTCGTCAGGAGCCTGCCCTGGCCCCGCTGTTGGCACGGCGGCTGAATACTCCCGGTAGCCCGGCGCTGATCCGCACCACCCTGGACGCCGCCTTGCAGCGGCGCCTCGAAGACCTGCTGCTGGGGTGGCGCGCTCGCCTGCCGGAACGAACCTCGGCGGCGATTCTGGTGGTGGATTCACAGACCATGGCGACGCGCGCCTACCTGGGCTCGATCGACCTCGCCGATGAGCGACGCTTCGGCCATGTCGACATGGTTCGCTCACTGCGCTCACCTGGCTCGACCCTCAAGCCGTTTCTCTATGGCATGGCCCTGGACGACGGCCTGATCCATTCCGAGTCGTTGCTGCAGGATGTGCCCCGCCGCTATGGCGACTATCGCCCCGGCAACTTCTCGATGGGCTTCAGCGGCCCGGTGTCGGCTAGCTCGGCGCTGGCACTGTCGCTCAACCTACCGGCGGTGCAATTGCTTGAGGCATACGGGCCCAAGCGCTTTGCCGCGCAACTGCGAATGGCCGGCGTGCCCTTGGCGCTTCCACCACTGGCCGAGCCCAACCTGTCACTGATTCTGGGGGGCGCCGGCAGCCGCCTGGAGGATCTGGTCGGCGGTTATGCCGCGCTGGCCCGGGCCGGCAACAGTGCGCAGGTTCGCCTGCAGCCCCAGGACCCGCTGCTGGAACGGCGCCTGCTGTCGCCGGGGGCGGCGTGGATCATCCGGCGCATCCTCAGCGGCCAGGCACGGCCAGACCGCGACCCGCATGCCGAGCTGGTGCAGCGCCCGCAGCTGGCCTGGAAGACCGGCACCAGCTATGGCTTTCGCGACGCCTGGTCGATTGGCGTCGGCCCGCGCTACCTGATCGGTGTATGGATCGGTCGGCCCGATGGCACACCGGTGCCTGGGCAGTTCGGGCTGGCGTCGGCGGCGCCCTTGATGCTGCAGGTGCACGACTTGCTGAGCAACCGCGACAGCCAGCGCGGGATAAGCGTGCCGGCCGAGCGGGTGCCCGACAGCGTGGGCGTGGCCGCGATCTGCTGGCCGCTCGGGCAGCCCATGTCGCGCCTGGACCCGAACTGCCGGCGCCAGCGCTTCGCCTGGACCCTCGACGGCACCACGCCCCCGACCCTGCAGGCGGCCGATCAGCCGCTGGGGCTGGGGTTGCGCGAACCGGTATGGGTCAATGCCCAGGGGCTGCGGGTGGACGGCAGTTGCCCTGGCGCCGTGCAGCGCGACATCGCCCTGTGGCCGGCGCCGCTGGAACCCTGGTTGCCACGTGCCGAGCAGAGGGCAGCGCGGCTGCCAGCGGTGGACCCTGGCTGCCCGCCGCAGGTGCCGGCCAGTGCGCCGCCGCTGTCGATCGTCGGCGTGCGCCCTGGGGATAATCTGCGCCGCCCGGCCAGCAGCAGCGAACCGTTGCAACTGCAGGTGTCGGCCTTGGGCGGGGGCGGCCGGCGCTGGTGGTTCCTCAACGGCCAGCCGTTGGGTGAGACCGAAGGGCAAGGCAGCTTGCAGGTGCGCTTCGAGCAGGCCGGGCAGCACGAGCTCAGTGCGCTGGACGAAAGCGGCACCACCGCGAGGGTGAGCTTTCAGGTCAGCGAGTAG
- a CDS encoding DUF4136 domain-containing protein produces the protein MPYRPLCLALLPLALAACQASNPYVASSRPLPPAPPQAANTFDASAYPAPERDYGHYRSWSWRNGQLPTATANADPGQLADAVSGALDQHGLRPARGSAGDLLVSADIRLERRLRQVRDYDYYDPYYGPYPYGGVGVGGYRNGYGGYASVPIVRTYEVEVMVVRIDLFDARNGEPVWSASAESGSDQSSPRDRESALRESVHKALSGYPPS, from the coding sequence ATGCCGTACCGTCCGTTGTGTCTGGCCTTGCTGCCGCTCGCCCTGGCCGCTTGCCAGGCCAGCAACCCCTACGTTGCCAGCAGCCGCCCGCTACCACCGGCCCCTCCGCAAGCGGCCAATACGTTCGACGCCAGTGCCTACCCGGCTCCGGAGCGTGACTATGGGCATTACCGCAGCTGGAGCTGGCGCAACGGGCAGTTGCCCACTGCCACTGCCAACGCCGACCCCGGGCAACTGGCCGATGCGGTCAGTGGCGCCCTCGACCAGCATGGCCTGCGCCCCGCCAGGGGCAGTGCGGGCGACCTGCTGGTGAGTGCTGACATACGCCTGGAGCGGCGCCTGCGCCAGGTTCGCGATTACGACTATTACGACCCCTATTACGGCCCCTATCCATACGGTGGTGTTGGTGTCGGTGGCTACCGCAATGGTTATGGCGGCTACGCCAGCGTGCCGATCGTGCGCACCTACGAGGTCGAAGTGATGGTGGTGCGCATCGACCTGTTCGATGCCCGCAACGGCGAGCCGGTATGGAGCGCGAGTGCCGAGAGCGGCAGCGACCAGAGCTCGCCACGCGATCGCGAGAGCGCCTTGCGTGAATCGGTGCACAAGGCGCTCAGCGGCTATCCTCCCAGTTAA
- a CDS encoding A24 family peptidase has protein sequence MQSIVLLMWLALCTEQDIRERQIANFLTLGVAACALVWLFVTGHSWIGAEASDAGWALAIVMLLTLPGYMLGRFGADDVKLMGALALATSPQYVLGTFIGAGVSVVLWLLTRRRLWTLLNPKVKKRLQALTEQMGDKQAFVPYVLTGFLLTAVWIQ, from the coding sequence ATGCAAAGCATTGTTCTCCTGATGTGGCTTGCCTTGTGCACTGAACAAGATATCCGCGAACGCCAGATCGCCAACTTCCTCACCCTGGGGGTCGCGGCATGCGCACTGGTCTGGCTGTTCGTCACCGGCCATAGCTGGATCGGCGCCGAGGCCAGCGATGCCGGCTGGGCCCTGGCGATCGTCATGCTGCTGACACTGCCCGGCTACATGCTCGGGCGCTTCGGCGCTGATGACGTCAAGCTGATGGGCGCCCTGGCCTTGGCCACGAGCCCGCAATATGTGCTCGGCACCTTCATTGGCGCGGGTGTCAGCGTGGTGTTGTGGCTACTCACCCGCAGGCGTCTGTGGACCCTGCTCAACCCGAAAGTGAAGAAGCGCCTGCAGGCCCTGACCGAGCAGATGGGCGACAAACAGGCCTTCGTACCCTATGTGCTGACCGGCTTTCTTTTGACTGCTGTATGGATCCAATAA
- a CDS encoding 3-oxoacyl-ACP reductase: MSDRYLGFANSNLGRRLVDAIGLPRPAPLERWQAGRLRPVEGALVLGGGPLANAVEAIAPCLTDECYSFNGQGLQAPAWVAGLGPKLKAVVFDASHLSDSDDLKQLREFFQPLLRSLAACAHVVILGRAPEQLDDPLASVAQRALEGFSRSLAKELRNGATAQLLYVAEGAEDQLEGALRFFLSPKSAFISGQVLRLEPCARQVQDWTRPLAGKRALVTGAARGIGAAIAETLARDGAEVMLLDVPQAQQDLDALAARLGGKALGLDICAGDAAAQLLEALPGGIDIIVHNAGITRDKTLANMTPEYWDAVLAVNLKAPQVLTKALFDAGALGEDARITLLASVSGIAGNRGQSNYAASKAGLIGFAQAWAPRLAERGGSINAVAPGFIETHMTAAMPMGLREAGRRLSSLGQGGRPQDVAETIAWLSQPGSGAVSGQVLRVCGQALMGA, translated from the coding sequence ATGAGCGACCGCTATCTCGGCTTTGCCAACTCCAACCTCGGCCGCCGCCTGGTCGATGCCATAGGGCTGCCGCGCCCGGCGCCGCTGGAACGCTGGCAAGCCGGCCGCCTGCGCCCGGTGGAGGGCGCCCTGGTGCTGGGTGGCGGCCCTTTGGCCAATGCCGTCGAAGCCATCGCCCCGTGCCTCACCGACGAATGCTACAGCTTCAATGGCCAGGGCCTGCAGGCACCCGCCTGGGTAGCCGGCCTGGGGCCGAAGCTCAAGGCCGTGGTGTTCGATGCCAGTCACTTGTCCGACAGCGATGACCTGAAGCAGTTGCGTGAGTTTTTCCAACCATTGCTGCGTAGCCTGGCTGCCTGTGCCCATGTGGTGATCCTGGGGCGTGCGCCGGAGCAGCTCGACGATCCGCTGGCCAGCGTTGCCCAGCGTGCTCTGGAGGGTTTCAGCCGCTCACTGGCCAAGGAGCTGCGCAACGGCGCCACGGCGCAACTGCTGTACGTCGCTGAGGGGGCCGAAGACCAGCTCGAAGGTGCCCTGCGGTTCTTCCTGTCACCCAAGAGTGCGTTCATTTCCGGCCAAGTTCTGCGCCTTGAGCCTTGTGCCCGGCAGGTGCAGGACTGGACACGGCCACTGGCCGGCAAGCGGGCGCTGGTCACTGGCGCGGCGCGGGGCATCGGCGCAGCCATCGCCGAAACCCTGGCCCGCGACGGTGCCGAGGTCATGCTGCTGGATGTGCCGCAAGCCCAGCAGGATCTCGACGCTCTGGCCGCCCGCCTGGGTGGCAAGGCCCTGGGCCTGGACATCTGCGCCGGCGATGCTGCCGCCCAGTTGCTCGAAGCCCTGCCCGGCGGTATCGACATCATCGTGCACAACGCTGGCATCACCCGTGACAAGACCCTTGCCAACATGACCCCGGAATACTGGGATGCGGTGCTGGCGGTCAACCTCAAGGCCCCGCAGGTTCTGACCAAGGCACTCTTTGATGCGGGTGCGCTGGGCGAGGATGCGCGCATCACCCTGCTGGCCTCGGTCAGCGGCATCGCCGGTAACCGCGGCCAGTCCAACTACGCGGCCAGCAAGGCCGGCCTGATCGGCTTCGCCCAAGCCTGGGCGCCAAGGCTCGCCGAGCGCGGCGGCAGCATCAACGCCGTGGCGCCAGGTTTCATCGAGACCCACATGACCGCCGCCATGCCCATGGGCTTGCGCGAAGCCGGGCGGCGCTTGAGTTCGCTGGGCCAGGGCGGGCGCCCACAGGATGTCGCCGAAACCATCGCCTGGCTCAGCCAGCCGGGTTCTGGTGCGGTCAGCGGCCAAGTGCTGCGGGTGTGCGGCCAGGCACTGATGGGAGCGTGA
- a CDS encoding MaoC family dehydratase yields the protein MNRQWHDLHSPDARASLYLRAASKRKISGTTLPTTGQRCFIRVEAGNLAAYRRLCHFTDDGRLPGTYPHVMAFTLQLQLLTSHDFPFPLLGMVHLHNRIEMLRPLGGIDGLRFAVYADNLQAHPKGGTFDLVTEAEDAIGLLWRETSRMLVRGLHLDGQPEASEDDEPKPLPEATRWYADSDIGRRYAKVCGDYNPIHLSAASARLFGFPKAIAHGMWSKAMALAALRTHMPNGSGYSFEVDFRKPVRLPSEVVLSAHEPGPAGELRLDGHGDLVHMVGRWAPL from the coding sequence ATGAACCGCCAATGGCACGACCTGCACAGCCCCGACGCCCGCGCCAGCCTGTACTTGCGTGCGGCGAGCAAGCGCAAGATCAGCGGTACCACGCTACCCACCACTGGCCAGCGCTGCTTCATTCGCGTGGAAGCCGGCAACCTTGCGGCGTACCGGCGGCTCTGCCACTTCACTGACGACGGCCGGCTGCCGGGCACTTATCCCCACGTGATGGCCTTCACCCTGCAGTTGCAACTGCTGACGAGCCACGACTTTCCCTTCCCGCTGCTGGGCATGGTTCACCTGCACAACCGCATCGAGATGCTGCGCCCACTGGGTGGCATCGACGGGCTGCGCTTCGCGGTCTATGCCGACAACCTGCAGGCGCATCCCAAGGGCGGCACCTTCGACCTGGTCACCGAAGCCGAGGACGCAATCGGCCTGCTCTGGCGCGAGACCAGCCGCATGCTGGTACGCGGCCTGCACCTCGATGGCCAGCCCGAGGCCAGCGAAGACGACGAGCCCAAGCCGTTGCCAGAAGCTACGCGCTGGTATGCCGACAGCGATATCGGCCGGCGCTACGCCAAGGTGTGCGGCGACTACAACCCGATCCACCTGAGCGCCGCCAGCGCACGGCTGTTCGGCTTCCCAAAGGCGATCGCCCATGGCATGTGGAGCAAGGCCATGGCGCTGGCGGCGCTACGCACCCACATGCCCAACGGCAGCGGCTACAGCTTCGAGGTGGACTTCCGCAAACCGGTGCGCCTGCCTTCGGAGGTGGTGCTCAGTGCCCACGAGCCTGGGCCTGCCGGTGAACTGCGCCTGGATGGCCATGGAGATCTGGTGCACATGGTCGGGCGCTGGGCGCCGCTCTAG
- a CDS encoding MazG-like family protein, which translates to MNLQELTERLHRIRDNNDWRGFHSPKNLAMAASVEMAELVEIFQWLSEDQSRQLPADQLAHAGQEVGDVVLYLLLLCSELGLDMEQVVRAKLADSERRFAR; encoded by the coding sequence ATGAACCTGCAAGAACTCACCGAACGCCTGCACAGAATCCGCGACAACAACGACTGGCGCGGCTTCCACAGCCCGAAGAACCTGGCCATGGCCGCCAGCGTGGAAATGGCCGAGCTGGTGGAAATCTTCCAGTGGCTGAGCGAAGACCAATCGCGCCAGCTCCCTGCGGACCAGCTCGCCCACGCCGGCCAGGAGGTCGGCGACGTGGTGCTCTACCTGTTGCTACTGTGCAGCGAATTGGGCCTGGACATGGAGCAGGTGGTACGCGCCAAACTGGCCGACAGCGAAAGGCGCTTCGCCCGATGA
- a CDS encoding methyltransferase domain-containing protein, whose amino-acid sequence MNDRHFDELATRFAEKIYGGAKGAIRLAVLQADLAEALPDRPLRVLDIGAGLGHMALWLAERGHHLTLAEPAAPMLEGARARFTEAGQQATFIQAPWQDLLGQLTEPYDLVLCHAVLEWLAEPESILPVLHQLTAPGGWLSLAFYNRDALVYRNLLKGHFRKLRSNRLQGEKQSLTPQKPLDPRELKAQLEAMWHVESESGVRVFHDYMPKEFQDKAELLDLLEMELAHRRHPSFAGLGRYLHWMCRPR is encoded by the coding sequence ATGAACGACCGTCACTTCGATGAACTGGCCACCCGTTTCGCCGAGAAGATCTACGGCGGTGCCAAGGGCGCCATCCGCCTGGCCGTGCTCCAGGCCGACCTGGCCGAGGCCCTTCCCGACCGCCCGCTGCGGGTACTGGATATCGGTGCAGGGCTCGGCCACATGGCCCTCTGGCTGGCTGAGCGCGGCCACCACCTGACCCTTGCCGAACCGGCCGCGCCGATGCTCGAAGGCGCCCGCGCACGCTTTACCGAAGCAGGCCAGCAAGCCACCTTCATCCAGGCACCGTGGCAAGACCTGCTCGGCCAACTCACCGAACCTTACGACCTGGTGCTGTGCCACGCCGTACTCGAATGGCTGGCCGAGCCGGAAAGCATCCTGCCGGTGCTGCACCAGCTGACGGCCCCGGGGGGTTGGCTGTCGCTGGCCTTTTACAACCGTGATGCGCTGGTCTATCGCAACCTGCTAAAGGGCCACTTCCGCAAATTGCGCAGCAATCGCCTGCAGGGCGAAAAGCAGAGCCTGACCCCGCAAAAACCGCTTGATCCCCGTGAACTCAAGGCGCAACTTGAAGCCATGTGGCATGTCGAAAGCGAGAGCGGTGTAAGGGTATTCCACGACTACATGCCCAAGGAATTCCAGGACAAGGCCGAGTTGCTCGACCTGCTGGAAATGGAACTGGCCCACCGCCGTCACCCAAGCTTTGCCGGGCTCGGCCGCTACCTGCACTGGATGTGCCGCCCACGCTAA
- a CDS encoding ShlB/FhaC/HecB family hemolysin secretion/activation protein: MRPLAVPLILVSWANSALADPLPVFLDSHEYERRLPSANVPLDAYLPAALPLQRTLAAGQPTALPSDQRLVLHKVRFEGGTVYPLSELREHYQPLIGRTITVAELQQFTDRLTQRYRHDGFPLSYAYLPQQDLADGRAQVELVEGYVHDYQLQGDIGAAAAYFMQLMERLKAERPLTDAALQRTLGLMQRVPGITVQAEMAAAEGADGAARLTLRASRKPFAAAVTVNDGSRDDAQALLTVSSNAQTQLAEQLTARFLLPPGDDRAHYQRLDYSQYLDAQGSQLLLSVARYRSEPGTRVRLDDGSDFTQRIESERYAMGFAQPLIIAPNESMSVAGHFYSVSEHIDDRRGGQREYDTYVRALSFEGNWRKAEPQRLRMVSAGVYQGLDYLDARSDARYDMDFLRFRLAALQGDNWFDNWQGVASGALYWSDDRLPDSERAVFGGQQFGHGYPRDQAAGDKGWGAAYELNYSIRPGTGWLRLLQPYALLDAAQAWYNGGPIADARMSSLALGVRLSDGHDADVSLELAKPLADEALDSMSRAPRLMMSLTYRVD; encoded by the coding sequence ATGCGTCCTCTGGCCGTGCCCCTGATATTGGTGTCCTGGGCCAACTCGGCTCTTGCCGACCCATTGCCGGTATTTCTCGACAGCCACGAATATGAACGCCGCCTACCCAGCGCGAACGTGCCGCTGGATGCCTACTTACCCGCTGCCCTGCCACTGCAAAGAACGCTTGCTGCTGGCCAGCCAACCGCGTTGCCGAGCGATCAGCGACTGGTGTTGCACAAGGTGCGTTTCGAAGGCGGCACGGTCTATCCCTTGAGTGAGCTGCGTGAGCATTACCAGCCGCTGATTGGCCGAACGATAACCGTGGCTGAACTGCAGCAGTTCACCGATCGCCTGACCCAACGCTACCGCCATGACGGGTTTCCACTGTCTTATGCCTACCTGCCACAGCAGGATCTGGCCGATGGCCGGGCCCAGGTGGAATTGGTAGAAGGCTACGTCCATGACTACCAGTTGCAGGGCGATATCGGCGCCGCTGCGGCCTATTTCATGCAGTTGATGGAGCGGCTCAAGGCCGAGCGACCGCTGACGGACGCAGCACTCCAGCGCACCCTGGGCTTGATGCAACGTGTTCCCGGTATCACCGTGCAGGCAGAAATGGCCGCTGCTGAAGGCGCTGATGGCGCGGCGCGGCTTACCCTGCGCGCATCGCGCAAGCCCTTTGCCGCCGCGGTGACCGTGAACGACGGGAGCCGGGACGATGCGCAGGCGCTGCTGACGGTCTCCAGCAATGCCCAGACGCAGCTGGCAGAACAATTGACTGCACGCTTTCTGCTGCCGCCGGGTGATGACCGCGCGCATTACCAACGCCTGGATTACAGCCAGTATCTGGACGCTCAGGGCAGCCAGCTGCTGCTCTCGGTTGCGCGTTATCGCAGTGAGCCGGGCACCCGCGTTCGCCTGGATGACGGTAGCGACTTCACCCAGCGCATCGAGAGCGAGCGTTATGCAATGGGTTTCGCTCAGCCGTTGATCATTGCACCGAATGAATCGATGAGCGTTGCCGGGCATTTCTATTCGGTCAGCGAGCACATCGACGACCGGCGCGGTGGCCAACGTGAATATGACACCTACGTCCGCGCCCTCTCTTTCGAAGGCAATTGGCGCAAGGCCGAGCCACAGCGCCTGCGCATGGTCAGTGCCGGGGTCTACCAGGGCCTGGATTATCTGGATGCGCGTAGCGATGCCCGCTACGACATGGATTTCCTGCGCTTTCGGCTGGCGGCGCTGCAGGGCGACAATTGGTTCGACAACTGGCAGGGCGTGGCCTCGGGTGCACTCTACTGGAGCGATGACCGCCTGCCCGACAGTGAGCGTGCAGTTTTTGGTGGGCAGCAGTTCGGCCATGGTTACCCGCGCGATCAGGCGGCAGGAGACAAGGGCTGGGGCGCGGCCTATGAACTCAACTACAGCATCCGGCCAGGCACGGGTTGGCTGCGCTTGCTGCAGCCTTACGCGCTGCTCGATGCCGCACAGGCCTGGTACAACGGTGGGCCCATCGCGGATGCCAGGATGAGCTCGCTGGCACTGGGAGTGCGGTTGTCGGACGGGCACGATGCCGACGTCTCACTGGAATTGGCCAAACCGCTGGCAGATGAGGCGCTGGACAGCATGAGCCGAGCGCCACGATTGATGATGAGCCTGACCTACCGGGTCGACTGA
- a CDS encoding DUF4136 domain-containing protein, whose translation MLRRLVLLSFALLLTACSSNNVQQDFDASRDFAAYRSWAWQEPGLQYRPDDPRIKSDLTEQRIRQAVDDQLDQRGLRPAQGNSPADLKVRAYLIVEQRQQQITTNYGGGWGGYWNGYWGGPMYNETRSVDYKVATIQVDLFDGHDGKLVWRGSAEQIMNNYPPSPEERNSAIQKTVAEVLSHYPPGSKK comes from the coding sequence ATGTTGCGCCGCCTCGTTCTACTGTCGTTCGCGCTGCTGCTCACGGCTTGCTCGAGCAACAACGTTCAGCAGGATTTCGATGCCAGCCGCGATTTTGCCGCCTACCGCAGCTGGGCATGGCAGGAGCCTGGCCTGCAATACCGCCCGGATGACCCGCGCATCAAGAGCGACCTGACCGAGCAGCGCATCCGCCAGGCCGTGGACGACCAGCTCGACCAGCGCGGCCTGCGCCCGGCCCAGGGAAACAGCCCGGCCGATCTCAAGGTGCGTGCCTATCTGATCGTCGAACAGCGCCAGCAACAGATCACCACCAACTACGGTGGCGGCTGGGGCGGTTACTGGAACGGCTACTGGGGCGGGCCGATGTACAACGAAACCCGTAGCGTCGACTACAAGGTGGCGACCATCCAGGTCGATCTGTTCGACGGCCACGACGGCAAGCTGGTATGGCGCGGCAGCGCCGAACAGATCATGAACAACTACCCGCCAAGCCCGGAGGAGCGCAACAGCGCAATCCAGAAAACCGTGGCCGAAGTGCTTAGCCATTACCCACCCGGGAGCAAGAAATAG